The region ATCCGGAGCTCATGACAGCCAGAACCGATCGTGGACATGCTCGCCCTTGAGCCAAACCAGCGGCCTGTCGCGTGCATCCATGCGCGATGGATTCTATGTCCGATCCGACATTCCGTCAATGGCGTGGGCGACACACCCAACGGCCACCTGCGGAATCGGAGAAACCGCATAGCCGGGGGGAACCGACCCGACCACCGACCTGCGAAGCGTGACACCACCCCGTTCTCGCGCACGGTGCGGTACTGTCGGAGTGTGCAAGACGTCACCCGCATCGTCGCCGAAATTCTCCGAGGCTATTCGCTGCCCGTGTATGGCTGCCACGGCGCAGTCCACTGGGCGCGCGTGCTCGAAAACGGCCTGAAGATCGCGGAATCTACCGGAGCCGACGCTGAGATCGTCACGTTGTTCGCGTTGTTCCACGATTCTCGCCGGATCAACGAGGGTCGTGACGACCTGCACGGACTTCGCGGGGCTGAGTTGGCCCGTTCACTCCGCGGATCGCTCGTTCACCTCGACGACCGCCGCTTTGAGCTTCTGTTCGAGGCGTGCCGACTACACACCGATGGGATCACGACTGGTGACGAGACCCTTCTCGCATGCTGGGACGCCGACCGGCTCGACCTCGGTCGCGTGGGAATCGCGCCGCGACCGGAACGGCTGTGCACAGATGCCGCACGGGAGCTGATGGCCTGGGCGGACGAGCGGGCGGTTCGCGGTCATGTGGCGGGGGCGGTCCTGGCTCGATGGGGAATTGGTCAGGAACGTCAGCGCTAGTGCGGATTCCAGCTCCGCGGAGGACGCGGGCCTGTGCAATTAGGTCACTTGGAGATGGGAAATGGTGGAGCTGAACGGGATCGAACCGTCGACCTCTTGACTGCCAGTCAAGCGCTCTCCCAACTGAGCTACAGCCCCACCTTGCGGGAGGCGAAAGTGTTTACCGTAGGCGTGGGACCACGTCAACCCGGCCCTAGCGCGTGACGACGATCCTGCGAGTCGACCGAGCTCCCTCGACCTCGACGTTCGCGAAGTACAAACCCCCTGGAACCGCCAGTCCATTCTCGTCTCGCAGGTCCCAGGAGACGTCGCGCCTTCCCGCGGACGTGACTCCATCGACGAGACTGCGAACGCGGCGGCCCTGGAGATCGAGGATCTCGATGCGACAGGCCCCCTCGCGAACCGTATCGATGCGGAAGGAAACCTCCCGCGACGATGGGTTCGGCATCGGCTGCCCCACGAAGGCTCGCAAGCCCTTGGTCTCGACCGACACCGTTGCTTCTTCGGGGCCCACCGTCACGCTCACCCAGGGGTTGGTCAGACCTACCGCGGAATAATTGCCGATGAAATACGCACCCGGAGATCCGGGCTGTGGCGGATTGATGGTCACTGGAAATCCCGATTCGCCGCCGGCAACCGTCAACGACGGCGGATTGAATTCGTCGTACCAGAACCAGTCCGCGACGTGCATCTTGACGCGGCCACCGCCTCCACCACCGCCGACGAGCTCACCGCCCCTTCCTCCATCGGCGCGAAGGCTGGCCG is a window of Candidatus Eisenbacteria bacterium DNA encoding:
- a CDS encoding type II toxin-antitoxin system RelE/ParE family toxin; the protein is MRVTSCTLRQYRTVRENGVVSRFAGRWSGRFPPAMRFLRFRRWPLGVSPTPLTECRIGHRIHRAWMHATGRWFGSRASMSTIGSGCHELRIIDESVTWRIVCAVEADAIVVLDVFAKKTNKTPK
- a CDS encoding HD domain-containing protein; translation: MQDVTRIVAEILRGYSLPVYGCHGAVHWARVLENGLKIAESTGADAEIVTLFALFHDSRRINEGRDDLHGLRGAELARSLRGSLVHLDDRRFELLFEACRLHTDGITTGDETLLACWDADRLDLGRVGIAPRPERLCTDAARELMAWADERAVRGHVAGAVLARWGIGQERQR